One Candidatus Binatia bacterium genomic region harbors:
- a CDS encoding ACT domain-containing protein translates to MEKTSLVLTCIGEDREGLVEALSEVVQSHQGNWQESRMARLGGRFAGILQVEIPTTKEASLRTALDALSGAGLRVVVETTAEHEPLDHPLELELIGLDRPGIVFEISRVLRSYGVNVEELDTTRQNAPQSGELLFQARASLRIPPELDPAELFAKLEAIAGDLMVDVLLEPPED, encoded by the coding sequence ATGGAAAAGACGTCTCTGGTCCTGACCTGCATTGGCGAAGATCGCGAGGGCCTTGTTGAAGCTCTGAGCGAGGTGGTGCAATCCCATCAAGGAAATTGGCAGGAAAGCCGCATGGCGCGTCTCGGTGGACGCTTTGCCGGCATCCTTCAGGTCGAGATCCCCACCACAAAGGAAGCCTCGCTGCGTACCGCTCTCGACGCACTCTCGGGGGCAGGCCTTCGAGTCGTTGTCGAAACCACAGCGGAACACGAGCCCCTGGACCATCCTCTGGAGCTCGAACTGATCGGCCTGGATCGGCCGGGAATTGTTTTCGAGATTTCCCGGGTTTTGAGGTCCTATGGGGTCAATGTCGAGGAACTCGACACCACCCGACAAAATGCTCCCCAATCCGGCGAGCTCCTTTTTCAGGCCCGGGCCTCCCTGCGGATACCGCCGGAGCTGGACCCTGCAGAACTCTTCGCGAAGCTCGAAGCGATCGCGGGCGATTTGATGGTCGACGTTCTTCTGGAGCCCCCCGAGGACTGA
- a CDS encoding patatin-like phospholipase family protein has product MSIEAEIEIQRCHLEKMDKALVEAGLLLPGVLSHEQYTKIRYGLSLARLGTFEPGAAAAGASIGRREVSVDQGPIEALRERIFATLGPILGAKMEPGAQLIRARKWLEEFRPQITATRERLLRAHQEDFSSAELDAEIGRKALVVVAGGGGGAGYIYLGAFAALDRLGIMPGMIVGASMGAVIGLFRARWRNPDFNSQLELATSLEPDKVFRFASIRRRYGLPGVMRLFLQSSIGERLNLADGSPCRLSELEIPFVSVVAGVRPDALRASPEEWASTRKLGATEKPSRIALSAQIGKQLLQMMDFVNPVSVRAIGLGEDARTLDANAVDAVGFSAAIPGILHYDVTRNDPEMHGILESVMEREQVVALIDGGVAANVPVRLARQAVHQGRIGTRNACVLALDSFRPRLTPSHAWLWPVMRMVEVQLGEQEPYASFLIRFTGTLSPVSLLPGREAIERVMLEGRRQTERIAPSLQASLQPFGWVPEGS; this is encoded by the coding sequence ATGTCGATAGAAGCGGAGATCGAAATTCAACGGTGCCATCTGGAGAAGATGGACAAGGCGCTGGTGGAAGCAGGTCTGCTCTTGCCCGGGGTCCTCTCGCACGAACAATATACCAAGATTCGCTATGGTCTTTCGCTGGCTCGGCTCGGGACATTTGAGCCCGGCGCCGCGGCTGCCGGCGCATCGATTGGTCGCAGAGAAGTCTCGGTCGACCAGGGTCCGATCGAGGCCCTCCGCGAGAGAATTTTCGCGACCTTGGGACCAATTCTCGGAGCGAAGATGGAGCCGGGGGCCCAGTTGATTCGTGCGCGGAAGTGGTTGGAGGAATTCCGACCGCAGATCACGGCGACGCGTGAACGCCTTTTGCGCGCGCATCAGGAAGACTTCTCGTCCGCTGAACTCGATGCTGAGATCGGTAGAAAAGCTCTCGTCGTCGTCGCGGGCGGGGGAGGCGGTGCGGGCTATATTTATCTTGGGGCCTTTGCCGCGCTGGACCGTCTCGGCATTATGCCCGGCATGATTGTGGGTGCGTCGATGGGCGCGGTGATCGGTCTGTTTCGGGCTCGTTGGCGAAATCCGGATTTCAACAGTCAACTGGAGTTGGCCACTAGTCTGGAACCCGACAAGGTTTTTCGGTTTGCGAGCATTCGCAGGCGCTATGGACTGCCGGGTGTCATGCGGCTGTTTTTGCAGAGTTCGATCGGAGAGCGGTTGAATTTGGCAGATGGATCGCCATGTCGATTGTCCGAACTCGAGATTCCCTTTGTCTCCGTGGTGGCAGGGGTACGTCCGGATGCACTAAGGGCTTCACCCGAGGAGTGGGCATCGACGCGGAAGCTGGGCGCGACAGAAAAGCCGAGTCGAATCGCCTTGTCTGCGCAGATCGGCAAACAGCTTTTGCAGATGATGGATTTCGTGAATCCCGTCTCGGTCAGGGCTATCGGTTTGGGAGAAGACGCGCGGACGCTTGACGCGAATGCGGTCGATGCGGTCGGCTTTTCGGCGGCGATTCCGGGCATTCTGCACTACGATGTGACCCGAAACGATCCGGAAATGCATGGCATTCTCGAGTCCGTGATGGAGCGCGAGCAAGTCGTTGCATTGATCGATGGAGGCGTGGCCGCCAATGTGCCGGTTCGTCTGGCGCGGCAAGCGGTGCATCAAGGTCGCATCGGGACTCGCAATGCTTGCGTACTTGCACTCGATTCGTTCCGGCCGCGGCTGACACCGTCGCATGCCTGGCTTTGGCCCGTCATGCGGATGGTCGAAGTTCAGCTTGGTGAGCAGGAACCCTATGCGAGTTTCCTGATTCGTTTCACTGGCACGCTCTCGCCGGTCTCCCTGCTGCCGGGTCGCGAAGCGATTGAGCGGGTGATGCTGGAAGGGCGTCGGCAAACCGAGAGGATTGCTCCATCATTGCAGGCCTCGCTCCAGCCGTTCGGCTGGGTTCCCGAAGGCTCTTGA
- a CDS encoding glycosyltransferase family 2 protein, with the protein MSQFRLAALVPCYGAGTTVASVVSSALAYVEKVLVVDDGSRDESSDRAREAGAQVITHTRNRGKGAALREGFQELSGQGFTHVVTLDADGQHLASQIPVLVAQSERYPERIIIGSRCRDGVHEIDPLKRWANDFADGWVERASGKKILDTQSGFRIYPMASLANILSKEIRGRHFEFESEVLILAVRRGLCIETVDVQVYYPPPDERHSHYHPWLDTLRIILMIIPFVSKVRR; encoded by the coding sequence GTGAGTCAGTTTCGCCTTGCCGCTCTGGTTCCTTGTTACGGGGCTGGAACTACCGTTGCCTCCGTGGTCTCGTCCGCTCTCGCATATGTGGAGAAAGTTCTGGTGGTCGACGATGGATCGCGCGATGAATCGTCCGATCGAGCGAGAGAGGCAGGTGCTCAGGTGATCACCCATACTCGCAACCGGGGTAAGGGTGCGGCCTTGCGAGAGGGTTTTCAGGAACTTTCGGGGCAAGGCTTTACGCATGTCGTGACACTCGACGCGGATGGCCAGCATCTCGCTTCGCAAATTCCGGTTCTGGTGGCGCAGTCCGAGCGTTACCCGGAAAGGATAATTATCGGTTCTCGTTGCCGTGACGGTGTGCATGAAATCGATCCGCTGAAGCGTTGGGCGAATGATTTCGCTGACGGTTGGGTCGAGCGAGCCTCGGGCAAGAAGATCCTCGATACGCAATCAGGGTTTCGAATTTATCCAATGGCATCTCTGGCCAACATCCTCTCGAAGGAGATTCGCGGTCGCCATTTCGAATTCGAGAGTGAAGTTCTGATCCTCGCCGTTCGTCGTGGCCTGTGCATCGAAACCGTGGACGTTCAGGTCTACTACCCACCGCCGGATGAAAGGCATAGCCACTACCACCCATGGTTGGATACGTTGCGGATTATTCTCATGATCATACCCTTTGTTTCGAAGGTTCGAAGATGA
- a CDS encoding glucose 1-dehydrogenase, with amino-acid sequence MLLDRFRMDGKTALITAAGKGIGAACARALAECGCNVMVAARTESDIESVAAEARALGVRASALRCDMTKREDIEALVAATMEEFGRIDVLINNVGGYPPMPALKTSEKAFNDAFKFNATTAFITSRLVIPHMLAGEGGSVVAISSAAGRVPASGFVAYGTSKAAMTFMMRNFAQEFAPKIRFNTIAVGSTATTALTNFLDDKTRSLMEDSTPMKRLAEPEDIAMAAIYLASDAGSYVTGKVLEVDGGLEWNNWPF; translated from the coding sequence ATGCTTCTCGATCGTTTTCGCATGGATGGAAAAACCGCTCTCATCACGGCTGCCGGCAAGGGAATAGGTGCTGCATGCGCCCGAGCCTTGGCTGAATGCGGCTGCAACGTCATGGTCGCCGCACGCACCGAGAGTGATATCGAAAGCGTCGCGGCTGAGGCACGCGCGCTCGGCGTCCGCGCCTCGGCCCTGCGCTGTGACATGACCAAGCGCGAAGATATCGAAGCTCTCGTCGCGGCTACCATGGAGGAGTTCGGCAGGATCGACGTTCTGATCAACAACGTTGGCGGCTACCCTCCGATGCCGGCCTTGAAGACGAGCGAGAAGGCCTTCAACGATGCATTCAAATTCAATGCGACGACCGCTTTTATCACCAGCCGTCTGGTGATCCCCCATATGCTCGCAGGTGAAGGGGGTTCGGTCGTTGCCATTTCGTCGGCCGCCGGACGCGTCCCCGCCTCCGGGTTTGTCGCCTACGGCACCTCCAAGGCTGCGATGACCTTCATGATGCGAAATTTTGCGCAGGAGTTCGCGCCCAAAATTCGCTTCAACACCATTGCGGTCGGTTCCACCGCCACAACCGCTCTGACCAACTTTCTCGATGATAAAACCCGATCTCTGATGGAGGACTCCACGCCGATGAAGCGCCTGGCCGAACCGGAGGATATCGCGATGGCGGCGATCTATCTGGCCTCGGATGCGGGCAGTTATGTGACCGGAAAGGTGCTTGAAGTCGACGGCGGACTGGAATGGAATAACTGGCCCTTCTGA